From the Ferrimicrobium sp. genome, one window contains:
- a CDS encoding biotin/lipoyl-binding protein produces MFKRLLVANRGEIAVRVMRTAKEMGITTIAVYSDADRDAMHVRYADESYNLPGSSVRESYLNTERILEVIERSGAEAVHPGYGFFSENTDFARAIERTGVAFVGPPPEAIEVMGDKISSRIAATAAGVAGVPGTTEVLQGADEIVAFGNQHGWPVAIKAAYGGGGRGMRVVSSESEAADALASAQREALASFGRDECYIERYLTWPRHVEMQIIGDKHGNLLWLGERDCSCQRRHQKLIEESPAPSFPDEIRVQMGEAAVKVARACGYHNAGTVEFLYQDGQFYFLEMNTRLQVEHPITEAVTGLDLVELQLRIAAGEPLELSQDQISHRGHAIEIRLNAEDPSGGRFVPSPGPITRFDRADGPGVRTDAGYEVGDEVSQYYDNLIAKLVVWAPDRERAIAKAIRALHETKLEGVTTTIPVDLAILEHKDFRTVQHSTKWVEDRLDLAGLDVTPSSGAPSAKATEPTEVIAEVDGKRVAVKLFLPELAVANPTRTTHASTTAPAPRAPRQQGAAAAASSGSGNVTVPMQGTVVKIPVEVGQEVQAGDTIIVLEAMKMENSILAERTGTITEIKVHPGDTVGTGDVVAVIS; encoded by the coding sequence GTGTTCAAACGGCTACTGGTGGCAAACCGTGGGGAGATCGCGGTCCGCGTTATGCGCACTGCCAAGGAGATGGGTATCACCACGATCGCCGTGTACTCCGATGCAGACCGTGATGCTATGCATGTGCGCTACGCCGATGAGTCCTACAATCTACCCGGATCGAGTGTGCGAGAAAGCTATCTCAACACCGAACGTATTCTGGAGGTGATCGAGCGCTCTGGAGCCGAGGCTGTCCATCCGGGCTACGGCTTCTTCAGCGAAAACACCGATTTTGCTCGGGCGATTGAGCGAACTGGCGTCGCTTTCGTTGGCCCACCCCCGGAGGCCATTGAAGTGATGGGGGACAAGATCTCCTCTCGTATCGCCGCGACGGCAGCCGGCGTCGCCGGCGTCCCCGGGACGACCGAGGTGCTCCAAGGGGCCGACGAGATCGTCGCATTTGGGAACCAGCATGGCTGGCCCGTGGCGATCAAGGCTGCCTATGGAGGCGGAGGACGAGGCATGCGTGTCGTGAGTTCCGAGTCGGAGGCAGCTGACGCGCTCGCTTCAGCCCAACGCGAAGCCCTTGCGTCATTTGGGCGCGACGAGTGTTATATCGAACGTTACCTCACCTGGCCTCGCCACGTGGAGATGCAAATCATCGGCGACAAACATGGCAACCTCCTATGGCTGGGTGAACGCGACTGCTCCTGCCAGCGACGGCATCAGAAGCTGATCGAGGAGTCACCCGCACCGTCGTTCCCAGACGAGATCCGAGTACAGATGGGAGAGGCTGCCGTCAAAGTCGCACGGGCCTGCGGTTACCACAACGCGGGAACCGTGGAGTTCCTCTATCAAGATGGCCAGTTCTACTTCCTTGAGATGAACACCCGTTTGCAGGTTGAGCACCCGATTACCGAAGCCGTGACCGGGCTCGACCTCGTGGAGTTACAGCTTCGCATCGCCGCTGGCGAGCCGCTGGAGCTCTCGCAGGATCAGATCTCCCACCGCGGACATGCGATCGAAATCCGACTCAACGCGGAGGATCCCTCTGGTGGTCGTTTTGTCCCATCCCCAGGCCCGATCACTCGCTTTGATCGGGCTGACGGTCCTGGCGTACGCACCGATGCCGGCTACGAGGTGGGCGACGAGGTAAGCCAGTACTATGACAACCTGATCGCCAAGCTCGTCGTCTGGGCACCCGATCGCGAGCGAGCTATCGCCAAAGCGATTCGCGCGCTGCATGAGACCAAGCTCGAGGGAGTGACAACCACGATTCCGGTTGATCTTGCGATACTTGAGCACAAAGACTTCCGTACCGTACAACACTCGACCAAGTGGGTTGAGGACCGCCTCGACCTCGCCGGTCTCGATGTTACACCCTCTTCCGGGGCACCAAGTGCAAAAGCGACCGAGCCGACCGAAGTGATCGCTGAGGTAGATGGCAAGCGCGTTGCGGTCAAGCTCTTCTTGCCCGAACTCGCGGTGGCGAACCCAACACGCACAACCCACGCGAGCACCACGGCTCCAGCCCCGAGAGCACCAAGACAACAGGGTGCAGCCGCAGCCGCCAGCTCGGGATCGGGCAATGTCACCGTTCCTATGCAGGGAACTGTTGTGAAGATCCCCGTCGAGGTCGGCCAAGAGGTGCAGGCTGGCGACACCATCATCGTGCTCGAGGCGATGAAAATGGAAAACTCGATCCTCGCTGAACGAACTGGCACAATCACCGAGATCAAGGTACATCCAGGAGACACCGTTGGTACCGGTGATGTCGTCGCAGTGATCTCGTAG
- a CDS encoding glucose-1-phosphate thymidylyltransferase: protein MKALILAGGSGTRLRPLTHTASKQLVPIANKPILFYGLEAIAECGISEVGIVVGHTAAEVEAAVGDGSDFGLRVTYLPQDAPRGLAHAVLIAREFLGDDDFVMYLGDNFLVGGITEIVDGFGAREPSTAARILLARVRDPRKFGVAEIAADGSVVRLVEKPEVPPSDLALVGVYLFDHRIHDAVEAIKPSARGELEITDAISQLITMGLGVKSSMVDGYWKDLGDPEALLDGNRIALMAVRSAILGEVLDSKVEGPVLIEPGAKIIDSIIRGPAVIGRGVTLRSSYVGPFSSIGDRCMVTSSEIVNSIILSDSTIDNVGAIEGSVIGKFAVIGHRNDRPRATKLVVGDHARVELL, encoded by the coding sequence TTGAAGGCACTAATTCTTGCTGGTGGATCCGGAACACGGCTCCGACCCCTCACGCACACCGCTTCGAAGCAGCTTGTTCCGATAGCCAATAAGCCGATCCTGTTTTACGGCCTTGAGGCGATCGCTGAGTGTGGCATTAGCGAGGTCGGCATTGTCGTTGGACACACCGCCGCCGAGGTCGAAGCTGCAGTGGGGGACGGGTCTGACTTCGGTCTGCGGGTCACGTACCTGCCGCAAGACGCCCCGCGTGGGCTAGCTCATGCGGTCTTGATTGCCCGTGAATTTCTGGGTGACGATGACTTTGTGATGTACCTGGGAGACAACTTTCTTGTGGGTGGCATCACGGAGATCGTCGATGGATTCGGCGCTCGTGAACCCTCGACGGCTGCCAGAATTTTGCTGGCTCGGGTTCGTGACCCCAGGAAGTTTGGAGTCGCAGAGATAGCGGCTGACGGGTCCGTCGTTCGCCTTGTCGAAAAGCCTGAGGTGCCGCCCTCCGATCTCGCACTGGTCGGAGTTTATCTGTTCGACCATCGCATCCACGATGCGGTGGAGGCCATCAAACCATCAGCGAGGGGTGAGCTCGAGATCACCGATGCTATCAGTCAACTGATTACGATGGGCCTTGGAGTCAAGTCGTCCATGGTTGACGGTTACTGGAAAGACCTTGGCGACCCTGAGGCGTTGCTAGATGGCAACCGGATTGCCCTGATGGCGGTTCGTTCCGCCATCTTGGGAGAGGTACTGGATTCGAAGGTTGAAGGACCGGTGCTCATCGAGCCGGGCGCCAAGATCATCGACTCGATCATACGCGGGCCTGCGGTTATCGGGCGAGGCGTGACATTGCGGTCGAGCTATGTCGGCCCGTTCTCTTCTATCGGGGACCGGTGCATGGTTACCTCGTCAGAGATCGTAAACTCGATCATCTTGAGTGACTCTACCATCGACAACGTCGGTGCAATCGAGGGCTCGGTGATCGGCAAGTTTGCCGTTATTGGGCACCGCAATGATCGACCGCGGGCGACGAAGCTTGTCGTTGGCGATCATGCCAGGGTCGAGTTGCTATAG
- a CDS encoding nitroreductase family protein has product MEFDAVIRRRRMHRSFSEEPVATADVLSLCESALRAPSAGFTQGTELVVIADPDRIEAILATISTPGWLRNSPTHQGLLQSQLLILPIVNKPAYLARYAEPDKASSGLDAEEAWPQPYWIVDASFATMQLLLKVVDLGLGATFMGIYYGHDQLAKALALPPGLDPLGIVCVGHPTQNNAPTGSVVRRPPRATSTRLHFEHW; this is encoded by the coding sequence GTGGAGTTTGATGCCGTCATTCGTCGGCGACGCATGCACCGATCATTCTCTGAAGAACCCGTGGCCACAGCTGACGTGCTCTCGCTGTGTGAGAGTGCCCTCAGGGCACCGTCCGCCGGCTTCACCCAAGGCACTGAGCTGGTGGTCATCGCCGATCCAGATCGCATTGAGGCGATCCTCGCCACAATTTCAACGCCAGGTTGGCTGCGTAACTCTCCAACACACCAAGGGCTGTTACAGTCACAGCTCCTGATTTTGCCGATCGTCAATAAGCCCGCTTACCTCGCTCGCTATGCAGAGCCCGACAAGGCCTCGTCAGGCCTCGATGCCGAAGAGGCCTGGCCTCAGCCTTACTGGATAGTCGATGCCAGCTTTGCGACGATGCAGCTGCTTCTTAAGGTCGTGGATCTTGGCCTGGGGGCAACATTTATGGGCATCTATTATGGTCACGATCAACTCGCCAAGGCGTTAGCGCTGCCGCCAGGGCTCGATCCACTCGGCATTGTATGCGTTGGGCACCCAACGCAGAACAATGCACCGACCGGATCGGTCGTTCGTCGCCCGCCACGAGCGACGTCGACGCGCCTACATTTTGAACACTGGTAA
- the rfbB gene encoding dTDP-glucose 4,6-dehydratase: protein MKLLVTGGAGFIGSNFVHYWHEAHPNDDLVVLDVLTYAGCRESLADLGDAIRFVRADIGNTGHVVEVLDRYAIDVVVNFAAESHNSLAIIDPERFFRTNVSGTVGLLEAARTYGGLTRFHHVSTCEVYGDLDLDANEAFTESSPYRPRTPYNASKAAADHAVRAYALTYGLPISITNCANNYGPYQFPEKLIPLFTALALQDQPLPLYASKDNRREWIHVFDHARAIDLVLSKGSVGQTYHVGTGDEFSIEEIADRILAELQKPDTLKTTVPDRPSHDRRYLLDSSKIRAELGFAPQVQFDQGIRETIQWYRSHESWWRPLLGRAPVQESAAWQLGS from the coding sequence GTGAAACTATTGGTGACCGGAGGAGCTGGATTCATCGGCTCTAATTTCGTGCACTATTGGCATGAAGCTCATCCCAACGACGATCTTGTCGTGCTCGATGTGTTGACCTATGCGGGTTGCCGCGAGTCGTTAGCCGACCTTGGGGATGCGATTCGCTTTGTGCGTGCTGACATTGGCAACACGGGCCATGTCGTTGAGGTGCTTGATCGGTACGCAATCGATGTGGTGGTCAATTTTGCCGCCGAGTCGCACAACTCCCTGGCCATTATCGATCCCGAGCGCTTTTTTCGCACCAACGTCTCTGGAACGGTTGGTCTCCTCGAGGCGGCGAGGACGTATGGGGGTTTGACGCGCTTTCATCACGTCTCCACCTGCGAGGTCTATGGGGATCTGGATCTTGATGCCAACGAAGCCTTTACCGAGTCGTCACCGTATCGTCCGAGAACGCCTTACAACGCCTCTAAGGCTGCGGCCGATCACGCGGTACGCGCGTATGCGCTCACCTACGGTCTCCCCATCAGCATCACCAACTGTGCCAACAACTATGGCCCGTACCAGTTCCCAGAGAAGCTCATCCCGCTCTTTACTGCGCTCGCGCTTCAGGATCAGCCGTTGCCTTTATACGCCTCAAAGGACAATCGCCGAGAGTGGATTCATGTGTTCGACCATGCTCGTGCAATCGATCTCGTCCTGTCGAAAGGTTCGGTTGGCCAGACCTACCATGTAGGGACTGGAGATGAGTTCTCTATCGAGGAGATCGCCGATCGTATCCTGGCCGAACTCCAAAAGCCCGATACACTTAAGACTACGGTTCCTGATCGACCGTCACACGACCGTCGCTATCTACTCGACTCCTCGAAAATCCGGGCAGAACTCGGATTCGCACCACAGGTCCAGTTCGACCAGGGAATTCGTGAGACCATTCAGTGGTATCGTTCTCATGAGTCATGGTGGCGTCCATTGCTGGGGCGCGCACCGGTACAGGAATCGGCTGCATGGCAGCTCGGCTCGTGA
- the rfbD gene encoding dTDP-4-dehydrorhamnose reductase, with protein sequence MAARLVTRLRFLVLGANGQLGQRLARRLGELDLPVEVFAFTSAEIDVRQRAAVNEAIRSLRPNWIVNAAAFTAVDRCEREPEQAFSVNALAVRWMVEAAVATKARVCNFSTDYVFDGCSQAPYREWDVVNPLGIYGRSKLGGERELRVGVDLNIRTAWLMSSSDGNIASTVVRLANEGSPLRFVGDQVGSPTIADDLSEAAVQLMLSSTSGCFHVVNGGSASWFEVVRWILSILGRSLDQVTEIKAEAVADRYPAPRPAYSVMSTASYSAATGRTTEDWHDALERVVQDLERR encoded by the coding sequence ATGGCAGCTCGGCTCGTGACTCGCCTACGATTCCTTGTTCTGGGCGCAAACGGTCAACTTGGGCAACGTCTTGCGCGACGTCTGGGGGAGTTGGACTTACCGGTGGAGGTCTTTGCCTTTACCTCGGCCGAGATCGATGTTCGTCAACGTGCAGCGGTCAACGAGGCAATACGATCGCTTCGTCCTAATTGGATCGTAAACGCTGCGGCATTCACGGCGGTTGATCGATGTGAACGCGAACCAGAGCAGGCGTTTAGTGTCAATGCGCTGGCGGTCCGTTGGATGGTGGAGGCGGCTGTGGCCACCAAGGCGCGGGTCTGCAACTTCTCCACCGATTATGTGTTCGATGGCTGCTCGCAAGCACCCTACCGAGAGTGGGATGTGGTCAATCCGCTTGGGATCTATGGACGCTCAAAACTCGGCGGAGAGCGGGAGTTGCGGGTTGGCGTCGATCTCAATATCAGGACTGCTTGGTTAATGAGCTCTTCGGATGGCAACATCGCCTCAACGGTGGTTCGACTCGCGAATGAGGGGTCCCCCTTGCGTTTCGTCGGAGATCAGGTTGGTTCACCGACGATTGCTGACGATCTGAGTGAGGCAGCAGTGCAGCTCATGTTGAGCTCGACTTCCGGTTGCTTTCATGTTGTCAACGGTGGTAGCGCCTCTTGGTTTGAGGTTGTGCGCTGGATCCTTTCGATCCTTGGCCGAAGTCTTGATCAGGTCACCGAGATCAAAGCAGAGGCTGTTGCCGATCGGTACCCAGCGCCACGTCCGGCGTATTCGGTGATGTCAACGGCGTCGTATAGCGCGGCAACCGGTCGGACCACCGAAGATTGGCACGATGCTCTCGAGCGAGTCGTCCAAGATTTGGAGCGCCGGTGA
- a CDS encoding biotin--[acetyl-CoA-carboxylase] ligase — translation MTNSPPWRIILLDEVDSTNRLMTECYSSISLERLVVVADHQSAGRGRRDRSFADIPRTSLMCSVLVCLPTSETLGLLPLAVGNSVMASTLALGAHGACLKWPNDLEANGVKLGGILVDGVFTDHGYQGALGLGVNLTAAPHLEDERPLGCLADLIGSAAAADFFALREAFLEAFLSDLDQQLGCLREGRAEAVLGTYRGWCATINQRVRIHYRDHETVGVAKDVDELGRLIVMTADEEKIVGVGEVVHLGTLGV, via the coding sequence ATGACCAACTCTCCTCCATGGCGGATAATCCTACTTGATGAGGTCGACTCAACGAATCGTCTGATGACTGAGTGCTATAGCTCGATCAGTCTGGAGCGCTTAGTCGTAGTAGCCGATCATCAGAGCGCAGGGAGAGGGCGGCGTGATCGAAGTTTTGCCGATATCCCGAGGACTTCGTTGATGTGTTCTGTGCTTGTGTGTCTTCCAACGTCAGAGACTCTCGGTTTGCTTCCGTTGGCAGTCGGTAACTCGGTCATGGCGAGCACGCTCGCGCTAGGAGCTCATGGGGCTTGTCTTAAGTGGCCGAATGATCTCGAGGCGAACGGGGTGAAACTCGGAGGGATTCTTGTTGATGGGGTGTTCACCGACCATGGGTACCAGGGTGCTCTCGGCCTTGGCGTAAACCTTACAGCGGCGCCGCATCTCGAGGATGAACGGCCACTCGGCTGTCTCGCCGATCTGATCGGGTCAGCGGCCGCAGCCGACTTTTTTGCACTACGTGAGGCGTTCCTTGAGGCGTTCCTTAGCGATCTTGACCAGCAATTGGGATGCTTGCGAGAAGGACGTGCCGAGGCCGTGCTGGGCACCTATCGGGGATGGTGTGCGACGATCAACCAACGAGTGCGAATTCACTATCGCGACCACGAGACGGTCGGAGTCGCCAAAGATGTTGACGAGCTGGGCCGCCTTATCGTCATGACCGCCGACGAAGAGAAGATCGTTGGTGTCGGTGAAGTTGTGCACCTTGGGACGCTTGGCGTCTGA
- a CDS encoding acyl-CoA dehydrogenase family protein: MSVEFSEEHEALRKVVADFVDAEVMPNARDWDERGEFPLNQVRAMGELGLFGMVFPETYGGGGGDFTSLCIAVEELAKGDSSLSITLSAGVGLGANPIYQFGNEAQKQRWLPDLCAGTALGGFGLTEPDGGSDAGATRTKVERIGDQFRINGSKAYITNSGTEITSLVTVTARGDDGVSSFIIPTGTPGFTVEPAYKKLGWHASDTHPLSLVDVEVGPDALLGEPGRGFAQFLAILDDGRISIAALALGLAEACLRESLAYAASRNAFGGPISRYQAISFKCADMEVAVEASRLLVYRAAWLKDHGQPFKREAAVAKLYATEAAVSIAREATQIFGGAGFIEESPVARYYRDAKILEIGEGTSEVQRLVIARSLGLTVS, from the coding sequence ATGTCAGTGGAATTTAGTGAGGAACACGAGGCGCTTCGCAAGGTCGTCGCCGACTTTGTCGATGCTGAGGTGATGCCGAATGCGCGTGATTGGGATGAGCGAGGCGAGTTTCCACTCAACCAGGTGCGAGCAATGGGCGAACTCGGCCTATTCGGCATGGTCTTTCCGGAGACCTACGGAGGTGGGGGAGGAGACTTCACCTCATTGTGTATCGCCGTGGAGGAGCTTGCGAAAGGAGATTCTTCGCTCTCGATTACCCTGTCGGCTGGCGTGGGTCTTGGTGCGAATCCGATTTACCAGTTTGGTAACGAGGCTCAAAAGCAGCGATGGCTGCCTGATCTCTGCGCTGGTACCGCTCTCGGTGGCTTTGGTTTGACCGAACCCGATGGCGGTTCTGACGCTGGCGCGACGAGAACCAAAGTCGAGCGCATTGGCGACCAGTTCCGGATCAATGGATCGAAGGCCTACATCACCAACTCTGGGACCGAGATAACGTCACTAGTGACGGTAACGGCTCGCGGTGACGATGGTGTGTCGAGCTTTATCATCCCGACGGGAACGCCGGGATTCACCGTTGAACCTGCCTATAAGAAATTGGGCTGGCACGCCTCGGACACCCATCCTTTGAGTCTTGTGGATGTCGAAGTGGGCCCCGATGCCCTGCTTGGGGAGCCAGGGCGAGGCTTTGCTCAGTTCCTGGCGATTCTTGATGATGGCCGTATTTCGATTGCAGCCTTGGCACTCGGGCTCGCGGAGGCTTGCTTACGTGAGTCGCTGGCCTATGCGGCCAGTCGAAATGCCTTTGGGGGCCCGATCTCTCGCTACCAAGCAATCTCCTTTAAATGCGCTGACATGGAGGTCGCTGTCGAGGCGTCGCGACTCCTGGTCTATCGGGCGGCGTGGCTCAAGGACCACGGACAGCCGTTTAAACGTGAGGCAGCGGTGGCCAAGCTGTACGCGACCGAGGCCGCCGTCTCCATTGCGAGGGAAGCAACCCAGATTTTCGGTGGGGCCGGCTTTATTGAAGAGTCACCGGTTGCCCGCTACTACCGTGATGCCAAGATACTCGAGATTGGTGAAGGGACATCAGAGGTGCAACGTCTTGTGATCGCACGGTCGCTCGGACTCACGGTATCGTAG
- a CDS encoding NDP-sugar synthase, whose protein sequence is MRAVVLVGGEGTRLRPLTFHTPKQMLRVIGFPMLERVLHRLRGFGVDEVVLSLGYQPNAFRLAYPTGEAAGVRLTYAIEEEPLDTAGAIRFAAESAGIDETFLVVNGDILTDLDVKDLMDFHLDRRSLATIGLVRVEDPSQFGVVVKDEHGRALRFVEKPPIESAPSHDINAGIYILEPGALEMIPQLGRMSIERELFPRLVEQGSLYARAYECYWLDAGTPENYYRAIRDILFGARIGELVPPRAWYPAPNQPDDANGHCYIGSAVELSSRSQVAGSVIEDGVEIADGATVIDSVVLEGAHVGPGAVVRGSIVGARTIIPEDVSLDDLAIVAESTELRPGDSLVGAGRS, encoded by the coding sequence ATGCGAGCAGTCGTTCTCGTCGGAGGAGAAGGTACTCGACTCCGTCCTTTGACGTTCCACACTCCAAAGCAGATGCTGAGGGTGATTGGGTTCCCGATGTTGGAGCGTGTCCTACATCGACTCCGCGGTTTTGGGGTCGATGAGGTGGTTCTTTCGCTTGGTTACCAACCTAATGCATTCCGTCTCGCCTATCCGACTGGAGAGGCTGCTGGGGTTCGCCTGACCTATGCGATCGAAGAGGAACCCCTCGACACTGCTGGTGCAATTCGTTTTGCAGCCGAGAGTGCCGGCATCGATGAGACATTCCTGGTGGTAAACGGCGATATTCTCACCGACTTAGATGTGAAGGATTTAATGGATTTCCATCTCGATCGTCGGAGTTTGGCAACGATCGGTCTGGTTCGTGTAGAGGATCCGAGCCAGTTTGGTGTGGTGGTAAAGGATGAGCATGGGCGTGCTTTGCGTTTTGTCGAAAAGCCCCCGATCGAATCCGCTCCCTCGCACGACATCAACGCTGGTATCTACATTCTCGAGCCCGGTGCTCTTGAGATGATCCCGCAGCTTGGCAGGATGTCTATCGAGCGTGAGTTGTTTCCCCGGCTCGTAGAGCAAGGTAGCCTTTATGCTCGGGCCTACGAGTGCTATTGGCTCGATGCAGGTACCCCGGAGAATTATTACCGAGCTATTCGCGATATCCTCTTCGGTGCACGCATCGGCGAACTTGTCCCTCCTCGGGCGTGGTACCCAGCCCCAAATCAGCCTGATGACGCCAATGGACATTGCTACATCGGCTCGGCAGTTGAGCTGAGTTCCCGATCGCAGGTGGCTGGCTCCGTGATTGAGGATGGTGTCGAGATCGCTGACGGTGCAACCGTCATTGACTCGGTCGTTCTCGAGGGGGCGCACGTTGGCCCCGGAGCGGTCGTTCGGGGCTCGATCGTCGGAGCCCGGACAATTATTCCAGAGGACGTATCGCTTGATGACCTCGCCATCGTGGCCGAAAGCACGGAGCTGCGCCCGGGTGATTCATTGGTAGGGGCCGGACGGTCGTAG
- a CDS encoding glycosyltransferase family 2 protein produces the protein MTSELAAIVVVYHSGPVQPLIDELGRQGVTHVVVVDNGASSPYARESHVGGCRVNEVAFGANLGYGVAINHALVLIHEPIVLISNPDVMPHPGAIASLVSTVLVNEGIGVVGPKILDASGKHYPSFRRFPSLWQSMWHGAIGWLMPGSSATRSYRMSDLDPGEPVVVPWLSGACLMCPRSALVAIGGFDAKYRLYMEDVDLCRRLVLHGYQVVYQPAAVVTHVGGVSSGKQRFRSIAQHHRSMVAFAAPEQRSTLALLVVTLGIGLRCGLSLVRAGVSGSVRN, from the coding sequence GTGACGAGCGAACTCGCGGCAATCGTCGTTGTCTACCATTCTGGTCCGGTCCAACCACTGATTGATGAGCTTGGCAGGCAAGGGGTTACTCATGTCGTTGTCGTCGACAACGGCGCTTCGAGTCCTTATGCGAGGGAGTCGCACGTGGGTGGCTGCAGGGTCAACGAGGTCGCCTTTGGAGCAAATCTCGGCTACGGGGTAGCCATCAACCACGCCTTGGTCTTGATTCATGAGCCGATCGTGCTGATCTCGAATCCAGATGTAATGCCACATCCGGGAGCGATCGCCTCCCTTGTATCGACCGTGCTCGTAAACGAAGGAATCGGTGTCGTCGGGCCAAAAATTTTGGACGCATCGGGAAAGCACTACCCTTCGTTTCGGCGGTTTCCCTCGTTGTGGCAATCGATGTGGCATGGAGCGATTGGATGGCTGATGCCGGGTAGTTCCGCCACGCGCTCCTATCGGATGAGCGACCTTGATCCAGGGGAGCCAGTGGTCGTCCCGTGGCTCTCCGGGGCCTGCCTGATGTGCCCCCGGAGTGCATTGGTCGCAATCGGTGGGTTCGATGCCAAGTATCGACTCTACATGGAAGACGTTGATCTTTGTCGTCGATTGGTACTGCACGGATACCAAGTCGTCTATCAGCCGGCCGCGGTCGTGACTCATGTCGGTGGGGTGTCAAGTGGAAAGCAGCGTTTTCGTTCCATCGCCCAACATCACCGTTCGATGGTCGCATTTGCAGCCCCAGAGCAGCGCTCCACGCTTGCTCTGCTTGTCGTAACTCTTGGTATTGGCTTGCGCTGTGGCCTGAGTCTGGTGCGTGCAGGCGTATCCGGGTCGGTTCGCAATTAG
- a CDS encoding M20 family metallopeptidase has product MSSFDAERKAIRSAAERNYGRAYDLSHRIHANPELAFEEVKAADWLAGELDSLGFRTAKGVGGLDTAVLAEAGAGELVVSICAEYDALPLLGHACGHNIIASSALLAGASLIDLVDDLGITLRIVGTPAEEGGGGKVILLDQQIFTGTNLAMMIHPAPMEADRMHVQAARHFRVAFHGRDSHAAAAPQLGINALDAMTIALTSIGLLRQHIGPDDRIHGIVTNGGDAPNIIPSLVEGEFLTRSATLEQLEQLAPRVDRCFEAGALATGSTCTITDRGPTYSQLVTDEELAQIYVREATELGRTFPADEAPLSASTDMGNISLEVATIHPLVTINSWPAVNHQPEFTQAAKSPEADRAMFEGGMALAMTAVVAAKNEETRQRLLAHSCR; this is encoded by the coding sequence ATGTCATCATTCGATGCTGAAAGAAAGGCGATTCGATCAGCCGCTGAGCGCAACTATGGACGCGCCTACGACCTATCACATCGCATTCACGCCAACCCAGAGCTCGCCTTCGAGGAGGTCAAGGCGGCAGACTGGCTTGCGGGGGAACTCGATTCCCTTGGCTTTCGCACAGCGAAGGGCGTCGGCGGTCTCGATACTGCCGTGTTGGCTGAGGCTGGCGCGGGCGAGCTGGTGGTCAGCATCTGTGCCGAATACGACGCATTACCGTTGCTTGGTCACGCCTGTGGGCATAACATCATCGCCTCGAGTGCGCTGCTGGCCGGCGCCTCGCTCATCGACCTCGTCGACGACCTAGGCATCACACTGCGAATCGTTGGGACTCCAGCGGAGGAAGGGGGTGGCGGTAAGGTCATCCTGCTCGATCAGCAGATTTTCACCGGCACCAATCTCGCCATGATGATCCACCCTGCACCGATGGAGGCCGATCGCATGCACGTGCAGGCCGCCAGGCACTTCCGGGTAGCTTTTCACGGTCGTGACTCTCACGCCGCTGCCGCACCCCAACTCGGCATCAACGCCCTCGATGCCATGACCATCGCGCTGACATCGATTGGACTCTTGCGCCAACACATTGGGCCCGATGACCGTATTCACGGCATCGTCACCAATGGCGGAGATGCCCCAAACATCATCCCATCGCTTGTCGAGGGAGAGTTTTTGACTCGATCAGCAACCCTGGAACAGCTTGAACAACTCGCACCCCGCGTCGACCGCTGTTTCGAAGCCGGCGCCTTGGCAACCGGTTCAACCTGCACGATTACCGACAGGGGCCCAACCTACTCACAACTCGTTACCGACGAAGAGCTGGCCCAAATCTACGTCCGCGAGGCGACCGAGTTAGGACGCACCTTCCCGGCCGATGAAGCACCACTATCTGCCTCAACCGATATGGGCAACATCTCGCTTGAGGTTGCGACGATCCACCCGTTGGTGACCATCAACTCCTGGCCGGCGGTCAACCACCAACCTGAGTTCACGCAGGCAGCCAAGTCACCGGAGGCGGACCGCGCGATGTTCGAAGGTGGCATGGCCCTCGCAATGACTGCGGTGGTTGCAGCCAAAAACGAAGAGACCCGGCAGCGTCTGCTCGCTCATTCCTGTCGTTAA